The Episyrphus balteatus chromosome 4, idEpiBalt1.1, whole genome shotgun sequence genome includes a window with the following:
- the LOC129919110 gene encoding glycerol kinase, translated as MQSPIMASFGRFGPLLGVVSVANNICKFLVYSSRNAEVLTFHELKLKQYFPNPGWIEYDPIDIWKCTQQCIETACKNLLILEINPQDIVALGVCTQRGTTVLWDKVTGIPLHNAIGWADNRTSTTLKSILDIVKGKINYLKSVCGLPLSTCFSSLKIKWLMQNLPAVNQSIEDKRCLFGTLDSWIIWNLSGGVTSGSHVTDVTNANYTMLMNVHTLKWEPKLCEFFQIPIEILPEIRSNSETYGFVVDGALHGLPIASCMGDQPAALLGQLCTKVGQCVCTIEDSCFVLLNTGQEVIDSNNGLLSSVAFKLGPKENTFYALEGAVSNAGSTVSWLQDQLRINTEINQNGNVAEVLSNFLGDNSMISSSSSTMLNGLNENGNTAKRSEIIFVPAFNGLYAPYWRYDARGIILGLNSHTTAENITQAAYESTGFQVHEILESFRKDTPTWDRAPKLIVGGEFSENNHFMQFMADIIGNGLERPQTTSSSCLGTMIAAGITMKIISIENAQKMFTPPYDVFHPTTAPNRRELLYCRWDYAVKKCLNWNNFETYETDMELFRQRERDPNLPIRRSIPGSIFLTTSFILLIVARFLKNTSIHN; from the exons ATGCAATCACCAATAATGGCAAGTTTCGGTCGTTTCGGACCTCTATTAGGTGTAGTCTCCGTCGCAAataatatttgtaaattttta gtttaCTCTTCACGAAACGCCGAAGTCCTAACATTTCATgaacttaaattaaaacaatattttcctaACCCCGGATGGATAGAATATGATCCAATAGATATTTGGAAATGTACCCAACAATGTATTGAG ACTGCCTGCAAGAACCTCTTAATATTAGAAATCAATCCACAAGATATAGTTGCATTGGGAGTCTGTACACAGCGTGGAACGACAGTTCTTTGGGACAAAGTTACTGGAATTCCATTACATAATGCCATTG gTTGGGCAGACAACAGGACATCAACGACATTGAAATCGATTCTAGACATTGTCAaaggaaaaatcaattatttaaaatctgTCTGTGGTTTGCCGCTGAGTACATGTTTTAGTTCATTGAAGATCAAATGGCTAATGCAGAATCTACCAGCAGTTAATCAAAGTATTGAAGATAAACGATGTCTTTTTGGAACTCTTGATTCTTGGATAATATGG aatcttaGTGGTGGAGTAACTAGTGGAAGTCATGTAACTGATGTTACAAATGCCAACTATACAATGCTTATGAATGTACACACTCTGAAATGGGAACCAAAGTTGTGTGAATTCTTTCAAATTCCAATTGAAATTTTACCAGAAATTCGTTCCAATTCGGAGACGTATGGATTTGTTGTTGATGGAGCTCTTCATGGATTACCTATTGCAAGT tgCATGGGAGATCAGCCCGCAGCCTTGCTCGGGCAATTGTGTACCAAAGTCGGCCAATGTGTTTGCACAATAGAAGACAGCTGCTTTGTGCTTCTCAACACAGGCCAAGAAGTTATAGACTCAAATAATGGCCTCCTTAGCAGCGTAGCATTTAAATTAGGCCCAAAAGAAAATACATTCTACGCTTTAGAAGGAGCCGTTTCTAATGCCGGATCAACAGTCTCATGGCTCCAAGATCAACTGCGAATAAATACAGAAATTAATCAAAATGGAAATGTTGCTGAAGTCTTGAGTAATTTTCTTGGCGATAATTCAAtgatttcatcatcatcatcaacaatgTTGAATGGTTTAAATGAAAATGGAAACACTGCCAAACGTAGTGAGATCATTTTTGTACCAGCATTCAATGGACTGTATGCGCCATATTGGCGCTATGATGCTAGAGGCATTATTTTGGGATTAAATAGTCATACAACAGCTGAGAATATTACTCAAGCCGCTTACGAATCGACCGGGTTTCAAGTTCATGAAATTTTAGAGTCATTTCGTAAAGATACTCCAACATGGGATCGAGCACCGAAACTAATTGTTGGTGGAGAGTTCTCggaaaataatcattttatgcAGTTTATGGCGGATATTATTGGAAATGGTTTGG AGCGACCACAAACTACCTCATCTTCATGTCTGGGAACGATGATTGCAGCTGGAATAACTATGAAGATTATATCGATAgaaaatgctcaaaaaatgtTCACACCTCCTTATGATGTTTTTCATCCTACAACAGCACCAAATC gtcGTGAACTTCTTTATTGTCGATGGGATTATgctgttaaaaaatgtttgaattggaACAATTTTGAAACCTACGAAACAGATATGGAATTATTTAGACAACGAGAACGGGACCCAAATCTACCAATAAGACGTTCTATTCCTGGAAGCATTTTTCTAACGAcgtcatttattttattaatagttgctagatttttaaaaaatacttcgatACATAATTAA